Proteins found in one Camelus bactrianus isolate YW-2024 breed Bactrian camel chromosome 5, ASM4877302v1, whole genome shotgun sequence genomic segment:
- the LOC105064001 gene encoding C-X-C chemokine receptor type 2, whose amino-acid sequence MTVFVADFSNYTDWQFYEFENITGTPPTEEHYTPCKIDTETLNKYAVVVIYALVFLLSLLGNSLVMLVILYSRVGRSVTDVYLLNLAMADLLFALTLPIWAASKAKGWIFGTPLCKAVSLLKEVNFYSGILLLACISVDRYLAIVHATRTLTQKRHWVKFICLGIWTLSLILALPIFLFREAYRPPFSSPVCYEDLGANTTKWRMVMRALPQTFGFLVPLLVMLFCYGFTLRTLFAAHMGQKHRAMRVIFAVVLVFLLCWLPYHLVLIADTLMRMRVISETCERRNDIGRALDATEILGFLHSCLNPLIYVFIGQKFRHGLLRIMAIHGLISKEFSVKDSRPSFVGSSSGNTSTTL is encoded by the coding sequence ATGACTGTATTCGTGGCAGATTTTTCGAATTACACTGATTGGCAGTTTTATGAGTTTGAAAATATCACTGGCACGCCACCCACAGAAGAACATTATACTCCCTGTAAGATAGACACTGAGACACTCAACAAGTATGCCGTGGTTGTCATCTATGCTCTGGTCTTCCTGCTTAGCCTGCTGGGAAACTCCCTGGTGATGCTGGTCATCTTATATAGCCGGGTGGGCCGCTCTGTCACCGATGTCTACCTGCTGAACCTGGCCATGGCTGACCTGCTCTTTGCCTTGACCTTGCCTATCTGGGCCGCCTCCAAGGCAAAGGGCTGGATCTTTGGCACACCCTTGTGTAAGGCGGTCTCACTCCTGAAGGAAGTCAACTTCTACAGTGGTATTCTACTGCTGGCCTGCATCAGTGTGGACCGCTACCTGGCCATTGTCCATGCCACACGCACACTGACTCAGAAGCGGCACTGGGTCAAGTTCATATGCTTAGGCATCTGGACCCTGTCCTTGATCCTGGCCCTGCCCATCTTCCTCTTCCGTGAGGCCTATCGACCGCCCTTTTCGAGCCCAGTCTGCTATGAAGACTTGGGTGCCAATACAACAAAATGGCGGATGGTGATGCGGGCTCTTCCCCAGACCTTTGGCTTCCTCGTGCCCCTGCTGGTCATGCTGTTCTGCTACGGATTCACCCTGCGCACGCTGTTTGCAGCCCACATGGGGCAGAAGCACCGGGCCATGCGGGTCATCTTTGCTGTGGTGCTCGTCTTCCTGCTCTGCTGGCTGCCCTACCACCTGGTCCTGATCGCAGACACCCTCATGAGGATGCGGGTGATCTCAGAGACTTGTGAGCGTCGCAATGACATAGGCCGGGCCCTGGATGCCACTGAGATCCTGGGCTTCCTCCACAGCTGCCTCAATCCTCTCATCTATGTCTTCATTGGCCAGAAGTTTCGCCACGGACTCCTCAGGATCATGGCCATCCATGGCCTGATCAGCAAGGAGTTCTCGGTCAAGGACAGCAGGCCTTCCTTTGTTGGCTCTTCTTCAGGGAACACTTCTACCACCCTCTAA